A window of Corythoichthys intestinalis isolate RoL2023-P3 chromosome 14, ASM3026506v1, whole genome shotgun sequence contains these coding sequences:
- the prmt5 gene encoding protein arginine N-methyltransferase 5 yields the protein MASVSTGSRVSCGRDLNCVPEVAETLTAVAKLGFDFVCMPLFHPRFRREFELEPAKSRPGAQTRSDLLLCGRDWNTLIVGKQSPWIDTDSEIETVRRSSEAALAQELQFSAYLGLPVFMIPLNGPHKANLARVLLNHIQSGHHTTNFWIRVPLMAPEDTREDLIENEPITCIDETTIDEKTWNWWHSFRTLCDYNKRVCLAIEVGPDMPSETVIDKWLGEPIKAAILPTNIFLTNKKGFPVLSKAHQRIIVRLFKLEAQFIFTGASRHTEKDFRSYLQYLEYLSQNRPTPNSYELFAKGYEDYLQSPLQPLMDNLESQTYEVFEKDPIKYSQYQQAVYKCLLDRVPEEEKDTNVQVLMVLGAGRGPLVNASLRAAKQADRKLKVYAVEKNPNAIVTLENWRFEEWGDQVTVVSSDMRNWTSPEKADIIVSELLGSFGDNELSPECLDGAQHFLKDDGVSIPCSYTSFLAPLSSSKLYNEVRGCQERDKDPECHFEMPYVVRLHNFHQLADPKPCFTFVHPTKDMNNNRYQCLKFAVGCNSVLHGFAGYFETTLYKDVTLSIKPDTHSPGMFSWFPILFPLKHPISISRDDDITVRFWRCNNGKKVWYEWAVTEPACSAIHNPAGRSYTIGL from the exons ATGGCGTCGGTCAGCACGGGGAGCAGGGTGTCCTGCGGGAGGGATTTGAATTGTGTGCCAGAAGTAGCCGAGACATTAACAGCGGTCGCCAAACTCGG GTTTGACTTCGTATGCATGCCCCTGTTCCACCCAAGGTTCAGGAGGGAATTTGAATTGGAGCCCGCAAAATCACGACCCGGTGCCCAGACGCGGTCTGACCTGCTGCTGTGTGGAAGAG ATTGGAACACCCTAATTGTTGGAAAGCAGTCTCCATGGATTGACACAGATTCGGAAATTGAAACAGTACGCAGAAGCTCTGAAGCT GCTCTGGCACAGGAGTTGCAATTTTCAGCCTACTTGGGCCTGCCTGTTTTTATGATTCCCTTGAATGGACCTCATAAAGCCAACCTTGCGCGTGTGCTGCTTAACCACATCCAGTCTGGACACCACACCACAAAT TTCTGGATTCGAGTTCCACTGATGGCACCGGAAGATACGCGGGAAGACCTGATTGAAAATGAGCCAATCACATGTATTGATGAGACAACAATAGATGAGAAGACCTGGAACTG GTGGCATTCATTTCGAACCCTTTGTGATTACAACAAGAGGGTCTGTCTCG CCATTGAAGTTGGACCAGACATGCCCTCAGAAACTGTGATTGATAAGTGGCTTGGGGAACCAATCAAAGCAGCAATACTTCCCACAAACATCTTTCTTACTAATAAGAAGGGCTTTCCTGTATTATCTAAAGCACATCAACGGATTATTGTACGACTTTTCAAG TTGGAGGCACAATTCATCTTTACAGGTGCAAGCCGCCACACCGAGAAGGACTTTCGTTCATATCTGCAGTATCTGGAATACCTTAGTCAGAACAGACCAACACCTAACTCCTATGAGCTCTTTGCTAAGGGTTATGAAGACTACCTACAGTCTCCCCTACAG CCACTTATGGATAACCTGGAATCCCAGACATATGAAGTCTTTGAGAAGGATCCGATTAAATATTCACAGTACCAACAG GCTGTCTATAAATGCCTTCTCGATCGAGTCCCAGAGGAAGAGAAAGACACAAATGTTCA AGTGTTGATGGTGTTGGGGGCAGGCAGGGGTCCCCTAGTCAACGCATCTCTGCGTGCTGCCAAACAAGCAGACCGCAAGCTGAAGGTTTacgctgttgaaaaaaatcctaatgCCATCGTCAC GCTGGAAAACTGGCGCTTTGAAGAGTGGGGAGATCAAGTAACAGTTGTGTCTTCTGACATGCGAAATTGGACCTCGCCTGAGAAGGCTGACATCATTGTCAGCGAACTGCTTGGATCGTTTGGTGATAATGAACTTTCACCTGAGTGCTTGGATGGAGCGCAGCACTTTCTCAAAG ATGATGGCGTGAGCATTCCTTGCTCCTACACCTCCTTCTTGGCACCGCTGTCCTCTTCAAAGCTGTATAACGAAGTCCGAGGCTGCCAGGAACGCGACAAAGATCCTGAGTGCCATTTCGAAATGCCATATGTAGTGCGCCTCCACAACTTCCACCAGCTGGCTGACCCAAAGCCTTGCTTCACTTTCGTACACCCGACAAAAG ATATGAACAATAATCGTTACCAGTGCCTCAAATTTGCTGTGGGTTGTAATTCTGTACTCCATGGCTTTGCTGGGTATTTTGAAACCACACTCTACAAAGATGTTACGCTCA GTATAAAGCCTGATACACATTCACCTGGAATGTTTTCTTGGTTCCCAATTCTCTTCCCCCTCAAa CACCCCATCTCCATATCTCGTGATGATGACATCACAGTGCGATTCTGGCGCTGCAACAATGGGAAGAAAGTGTGGTACGAGTGGGCTGTGACCGAACCAGCATGCTCTGCTATTCACAACCCCGCTGGACGCTCTTACACAATCGGCTTGTAA